One window of the Litorilinea aerophila genome contains the following:
- a CDS encoding glycosyltransferase: MSTPPESMPAMDRPLPHLLLFEPDVGGHHADYLDHLLTHWLELTRRAQDGYPPARLSVVTAPAFADQHGDLVRRFSAPTLAWVMLAPQEVDEMRQATGLVQASMARWRLAIRYATRLAADHCLLMYADHHQLPLALQRRAPCPVSGIYFRPTFHYEGLTGHRFSWQERLRAWRQQALIRAALANPSLACLFCLDPYAAESLDPHGQQVVHVPDPVRVPSVEEAQVEALKQCLGLESGRQVFLLFGDFRGMDNWRRKGVEPLLAALGLLSPEVARRTAVLLAGRQEPSDEARLTQAVQALCQQLPLQVVNQPGYLPEEQVQALFHLADVVLIPYQRHVGMSGQLVRAAAAGRPVLASDYGLVGALVREHRLGLAVECGEPAALAAALARFVVEGAPPDFEPQVARAWGLAHHGEAFAHRIFSRILGRLEAGSP; this comes from the coding sequence ATGTCGACGCCGCCTGAGTCTATGCCCGCCATGGACCGCCCGCTGCCCCATCTCCTCCTCTTCGAGCCAGACGTGGGCGGCCATCATGCCGACTACCTGGACCATCTGCTCACCCACTGGCTGGAGCTGACCCGCCGTGCTCAGGACGGTTACCCGCCTGCTCGCCTCTCCGTGGTGACGGCGCCCGCCTTCGCAGACCAACACGGCGATCTGGTCCGGCGTTTTTCGGCACCCACCCTGGCCTGGGTCATGTTGGCGCCCCAGGAGGTGGACGAGATGCGGCAGGCGACAGGTCTGGTTCAGGCCAGTATGGCCCGATGGCGGCTGGCTATCCGCTATGCCACCCGGCTGGCCGCGGACCATTGCCTGTTGATGTATGCCGACCACCACCAGCTACCCCTGGCCCTGCAGCGCCGGGCTCCCTGTCCCGTCTCCGGCATCTACTTTCGCCCCACCTTCCACTATGAGGGGCTGACCGGCCACCGTTTCTCCTGGCAGGAGCGGCTGCGGGCGTGGCGTCAACAGGCCCTGATCCGGGCAGCCCTGGCCAATCCATCCCTGGCTTGCCTTTTCTGCCTGGATCCGTATGCGGCCGAATCCCTGGATCCCCACGGGCAGCAGGTCGTTCACGTGCCGGATCCCGTGCGGGTGCCGTCGGTGGAGGAAGCCCAGGTGGAGGCCTTGAAGCAGTGCCTGGGGCTGGAATCCGGCCGGCAGGTCTTTCTTCTTTTTGGTGATTTCCGGGGGATGGACAACTGGCGGCGCAAGGGGGTGGAACCTCTGCTGGCGGCCCTGGGGCTGCTGTCGCCAGAGGTGGCCCGGCGCACCGCGGTGCTCCTGGCCGGCCGCCAGGAGCCATCCGACGAAGCCCGCCTGACCCAGGCGGTTCAGGCCCTCTGCCAACAGTTGCCCCTCCAGGTGGTGAATCAACCCGGCTATCTGCCCGAGGAGCAGGTTCAGGCCCTGTTTCACCTGGCCGACGTGGTCTTGATCCCCTACCAGCGCCACGTGGGCATGAGCGGGCAACTGGTACGGGCCGCGGCCGCCGGCCGGCCGGTGCTGGCCTCCGACTATGGCCTGGTGGGCGCCCTGGTCCGGGAGCATCGTTTGGGGCTGGCGGTGGAGTGCGGCGAGCCCGCGGCCCTGGCCGCGGCCCTCGCCCGCTTTGTGGTCGAGGGCGCGCCGCCGGACTTTGAGCCTCAGGTGGCCAGGGCCTGGGGCCTGGCCCATCACGGCGAGGCTTTTGCCCACCGTATCTTTTCCCGGATTCTCGGCAGGTTGGAGGCCGGATCACCGTGA
- a CDS encoding glycosyltransferase family 4 protein — MKVAIVTNVVPSYRLAFYQRLCQQPEHDFVLFCQDRLPGFNLALVHDRVPCKVERLAAWGSEHGVVWQRLPVMRLWRDFDVLVFYGNPRLLSTVLWATLFRWLGKPVIIWGQGHTAGAPPWTEGLRLRWWRQFDTILVYTDREAEALQRSVLAGRQVIGLNNGLDQDRIEQAIARWPVRRLTAWQQARGLEGRPVLLSCARLVEKNRFDLVPPLLARLRSRYPDLRWCVIGDGPAREALAGLVRAHQVEDLVVWVGALYDEEALAPWFLSARLLIHPGAIGLTLLHAFGYGLPVVTHGDLAQQMPEIAALEPGVNGLVFTPGDVASLAEAVRSLLDDPGRSRRMGQAAQEVVRTRFNVDVMVARFLQALAQTARQGQG; from the coding sequence GTGAAAGTGGCCATCGTCACCAACGTGGTACCCAGTTACCGGCTGGCGTTCTACCAGCGCCTGTGCCAGCAGCCGGAGCACGACTTCGTCCTCTTCTGCCAGGATCGCCTCCCCGGCTTCAACCTTGCCCTGGTCCACGACCGGGTTCCCTGCAAGGTGGAGCGGCTGGCCGCGTGGGGCAGCGAACATGGGGTGGTCTGGCAGCGACTGCCGGTGATGCGCCTCTGGCGCGATTTCGACGTGCTCGTCTTCTACGGCAACCCCCGGCTACTCTCGACTGTTCTGTGGGCTACCCTCTTCCGATGGCTGGGCAAACCGGTGATCATCTGGGGGCAGGGCCATACCGCGGGCGCCCCGCCCTGGACCGAGGGCCTCCGTTTACGCTGGTGGCGCCAGTTCGACACCATCCTGGTCTACACCGACCGGGAGGCGGAGGCACTGCAGCGTTCGGTGCTGGCGGGCCGCCAGGTGATCGGTCTGAACAATGGCCTGGACCAGGACCGCATCGAGCAGGCTATCGCCCGCTGGCCCGTCCGGCGGCTGACCGCCTGGCAGCAGGCGCGAGGCCTGGAGGGGCGTCCGGTGTTGCTCTCCTGTGCCCGGCTGGTGGAGAAGAACCGCTTCGACCTGGTGCCTCCCCTCCTGGCACGGCTGCGGAGCCGCTATCCCGACCTCCGCTGGTGTGTCATCGGGGACGGCCCGGCCCGGGAGGCGTTGGCCGGGCTGGTACGGGCCCACCAGGTGGAGGACCTGGTGGTGTGGGTGGGTGCGCTGTACGACGAGGAGGCCCTGGCACCCTGGTTTCTCTCCGCCCGGCTGTTGATCCACCCGGGCGCCATCGGCTTGACGCTTCTGCATGCCTTCGGGTATGGTTTGCCCGTGGTGACCCACGGAGACCTGGCCCAGCAGATGCCCGAGATCGCGGCCCTGGAACCGGGCGTCAACGGGTTGGTCTTTACACCGGGAGACGTGGCGAGCCTGGCGGAAGCCGTCCGTTCCCTGCTGGATGATCCGGGACGGTCGCGGCGCATGGGGCAGGCTGCCCAAGAGGTGGTCCGCACCCGCTTCAACGTGGACGTCATGGTGGCGCGCTTTTTACAGGCCCTGGCGCAGACCGCCAGACAGGGCCAGGGATGA
- a CDS encoding class I SAM-dependent methyltransferase — MNRDDSQLGRKYDRLYGAPPESGAPIPPSPICVHGYPRDRNQALVYLARPGGRLLEVGCGSGVVLATLAPQYDQVVGTELSSNRAQAARQRLAHLANVEIVTGTLEDLLALNPEPFDVILWADVIEHIPDVIQAMASLAKLARPGTQLVTVTPNVAYLPHRLRLLLGRAPVTSLPLHGNHGFREKPHETELLDGGHLHYFTYRQLEILYQVAGFQPRRRLGIGRRLSRLRNLWPTLLSGEVCLVGEYVGARLAPEAG; from the coding sequence ATGAACCGGGATGACAGTCAGCTGGGGCGGAAATATGACCGGCTTTATGGAGCCCCTCCAGAATCTGGGGCGCCCATTCCGCCGTCGCCCATCTGCGTCCATGGATATCCCCGGGACCGTAACCAGGCGTTGGTGTACCTGGCCCGGCCAGGGGGACGGCTGTTGGAAGTAGGCTGTGGCTCTGGCGTCGTGCTGGCCACCCTGGCGCCTCAGTATGACCAGGTGGTCGGTACGGAGCTCTCGTCGAACCGGGCCCAGGCTGCCCGACAACGTCTGGCCCACCTGGCCAACGTGGAGATCGTCACCGGCACGCTGGAAGATCTGTTGGCCTTGAACCCCGAGCCATTTGACGTGATCCTCTGGGCCGACGTGATCGAGCATATTCCCGATGTCATTCAGGCCATGGCCAGCCTGGCCAAATTGGCCCGGCCGGGCACCCAACTGGTGACGGTGACGCCCAACGTGGCCTATCTGCCCCACCGCCTGCGCCTCCTGCTGGGCCGGGCACCGGTGACCAGTCTGCCGCTCCACGGCAACCATGGTTTTCGGGAGAAACCCCATGAGACGGAACTGCTGGACGGCGGGCACCTCCACTACTTTACGTACCGGCAGCTGGAAATCCTGTACCAGGTGGCTGGCTTTCAACCCCGACGTCGGCTGGGCATTGGCCGCCGGCTGTCCAGGTTGCGCAACCTGTGGCCAACCCTGCTCAGCGGAGAAGTCTGCCTGGTGGGCGAGTATGTTGGAGCACGGCTGGCGCCGGAGGCAGGGTGA
- a CDS encoding glycosyltransferase family 4 protein translates to MGGPKGQLTCIYGCGPHLTGQRLASELLVAGLRQRGWSVRVLTMPLLPRTADGKGRWQAVGLVLRLVPAELRALAAALSPDILCVNLGQTSFAMIRDGLALLLRRALRRPGRAVVALHGDLFTQWAPGSRQARILRGILAAASRVTVLGERQKAHLVRLGVPPDRVAHVDNTCALPPISAEACRRKQALAAEEPLRILFLSNLLESKGYPEFLAALALLGQRTPRPVEAVLCGQVVLSDEDGRFRSVAEASRWIEARLAAINGHGRCQVRWIQGAYGREKEALFHQSHVFVLPTRYPVEAQPLVLLEALASGCAIITTRQGEIPSTLSPETAILLAEAAPDALADALVRLAQDDATRLRLALAGLELFRARFSLDRHLNRWEELLANV, encoded by the coding sequence ATGGGCGGGCCGAAAGGGCAGCTCACCTGTATCTACGGCTGTGGCCCCCATTTGACCGGCCAGCGGCTGGCGTCGGAACTGTTGGTGGCGGGCCTCCGCCAGCGGGGATGGTCCGTCCGGGTGCTGACCATGCCCCTGCTTCCCCGAACCGCGGACGGGAAGGGACGATGGCAGGCTGTGGGGCTGGTTCTGCGCCTGGTGCCTGCAGAGCTCCGGGCCCTGGCGGCGGCCCTGAGCCCGGATATCCTCTGCGTCAACCTGGGGCAGACATCCTTTGCCATGATACGGGACGGGCTGGCGCTGCTGTTGCGGCGGGCCCTGAGGCGGCCGGGCCGGGCGGTGGTGGCCCTGCATGGCGATCTCTTCACCCAATGGGCGCCAGGATCCCGGCAGGCCCGGATCCTGCGGGGCATCCTGGCGGCGGCGAGTCGGGTCACCGTGCTGGGGGAACGCCAGAAGGCGCACCTGGTCCGCCTGGGGGTGCCCCCGGACAGGGTTGCCCACGTGGACAATACCTGCGCCCTGCCTCCCATTTCCGCTGAAGCATGTCGTCGGAAACAGGCCCTGGCAGCGGAAGAACCCCTCCGGATTTTGTTTTTGAGCAACTTGTTGGAGAGTAAAGGCTATCCCGAATTTTTAGCGGCATTGGCGCTTCTGGGGCAGCGGACGCCTCGACCTGTGGAGGCGGTCCTCTGTGGCCAGGTTGTCCTTTCGGACGAGGATGGGCGTTTCCGCTCGGTGGCAGAGGCGAGCCGCTGGATCGAGGCCCGCCTGGCCGCGATCAACGGCCACGGCCGCTGCCAGGTGCGCTGGATTCAAGGAGCCTATGGCCGGGAGAAGGAGGCACTCTTCCACCAGAGCCATGTCTTTGTGTTGCCCACCCGCTATCCGGTGGAAGCCCAGCCCCTGGTTCTGTTGGAAGCCCTGGCCAGCGGCTGCGCCATCATCACCACCCGGCAGGGGGAGATCCCCAGTACCCTCAGCCCCGAGACGGCCATCCTGCTGGCGGAGGCTGCTCCCGATGCCCTGGCCGATGCCCTGGTGCGTCTGGCCCAAGATGACGCGACCCGTCTGCGTCTGGCTCTGGCCGGCCTGGAACTGTTTCGTGCCCGTTTTTCCCTGGACCGCCATTTGAACCGCTGGGAAGAACTGCTAGCCAATGTGTGA
- a CDS encoding glycosyltransferase family 4 protein, producing the protein MAHILFVSYFFTPDSLSTAVLMAELAQELQAQGHRLTVITTTPHYNLEEKALARQPLRPRWGRWVQESQLSGIQVFHVQVAPKGSRIWLRALDYLRYHLFGLWVGWFLVPRADVIFAPSPPLTIGLHAWLLSLRHRAPFIYNVQEIYPDVAVKLGVLRNRLLIRLLQGVERFVYGRAGRVAVISEWFRRDLLQKGVPPARLAVIPNFVDVDFVQPHPRQNTFSQELALDDKFVVLYAGNIGLTQGFETVLEAARRLTHLPDLHFLIIGGGARFDWLARQIQAQGLANMTLLPYQPRERVPEIYATADLCLVPLKRGMAQDTFPSKIYTIMAAARPVVAAADPDTELAWVVEQAGCGWVVPPEDVHALAQAIERAYQERGQAAAMGQSGREYVVEHHARPSVVRRYHELITALTGRPS; encoded by the coding sequence ATGGCCCATATCCTCTTCGTTTCCTACTTTTTCACGCCCGACAGCCTCTCCACCGCGGTGCTCATGGCCGAACTGGCCCAGGAACTGCAGGCCCAGGGCCATCGGCTGACGGTGATCACCACCACGCCCCACTACAACCTGGAAGAGAAGGCGCTGGCCCGCCAGCCCCTGCGGCCTCGCTGGGGACGGTGGGTCCAGGAGAGCCAGCTTTCTGGCATCCAGGTCTTCCATGTGCAGGTGGCGCCCAAGGGGAGTCGCATCTGGCTGCGGGCGCTGGACTACCTGCGCTATCACCTGTTCGGCCTGTGGGTGGGTTGGTTCTTGGTGCCCCGGGCCGACGTGATCTTTGCGCCGTCGCCGCCTCTGACCATCGGGCTCCATGCCTGGCTGCTCTCCCTGCGCCATCGTGCGCCGTTCATCTACAACGTCCAGGAAATTTACCCGGACGTGGCCGTCAAGCTGGGGGTGCTGCGCAATCGGCTGCTGATCCGCCTTTTGCAGGGGGTGGAGCGCTTCGTCTATGGCCGGGCGGGGCGGGTAGCGGTGATTTCCGAGTGGTTTCGCCGGGATCTCCTGCAGAAGGGCGTCCCCCCGGCCCGGCTGGCAGTCATCCCCAACTTTGTGGACGTGGACTTCGTCCAGCCGCATCCCCGCCAGAACACTTTTTCCCAGGAGCTGGCCCTGGACGACAAGTTTGTGGTGCTCTATGCCGGCAATATCGGCCTGACCCAGGGTTTTGAGACCGTGCTGGAGGCGGCACGCCGGCTGACCCATCTGCCTGACCTTCACTTTCTGATCATCGGCGGCGGTGCCCGCTTCGACTGGCTGGCCCGCCAGATCCAGGCCCAGGGCCTGGCCAACATGACCTTGCTGCCCTACCAGCCTCGGGAACGGGTGCCGGAGATCTACGCCACGGCCGACCTCTGCCTGGTGCCCCTGAAGCGGGGCATGGCCCAGGACACCTTCCCATCCAAGATCTACACCATCATGGCCGCGGCGCGGCCGGTGGTGGCCGCGGCGGATCCGGATACGGAGCTGGCGTGGGTGGTGGAGCAGGCAGGGTGTGGCTGGGTGGTGCCGCCGGAGGACGTCCACGCGCTGGCCCAGGCCATCGAACGGGCCTATCAGGAGCGGGGCCAGGCGGCGGCCATGGGACAGTCCGGCCGGGAGTACGTGGTCGAACATCACGCGCGGCCGTCCGTGGTCCGGCGCTATCACGAGCTGATCACAGCCCTGACGGGTCGCCCGTCGTAG
- a CDS encoding Gfo/Idh/MocA family protein produces the protein MTVRFGLIGCGRVAPRHAQSLLQLPETRLVAVADVKENRARRFAEEYGADAYTDYRHLLERPDIDAVSICVPSGLHAPVALDALQAGKHVLVEKPIALRLEDADRMIETAEAQKRKLGVVLQNRYNQPMQELRRLIDAGGLGPLYLGNACVRWYRPQSYYEDEWHGTWAMDGGALMNQSIHHIDALQWFMGPVRSVYAYTATLAHRMEAEDVGVAVLRFASGALGTIEGSTLTWPQNLEGSVAVFGARGSVKIGGTALNRITLWKVDGQLEQEAEILTSQRVDPPSVYGYSHREVIRDFALAVRDDRTPGTPGLEARKSLALVLAIYQSARTGQEVQLAGDEGSDLGNRQAGHPF, from the coding sequence ATGACTGTGCGTTTTGGCTTGATCGGCTGTGGCCGGGTGGCCCCGCGCCATGCCCAATCGCTGCTGCAGCTTCCCGAAACCCGGCTGGTGGCGGTGGCGGATGTGAAGGAGAACCGGGCCCGCCGTTTTGCCGAGGAATATGGCGCCGACGCCTACACCGATTATCGTCACCTGTTGGAACGGCCGGACATCGACGCGGTGAGCATCTGCGTGCCCAGCGGCCTGCACGCCCCCGTCGCCCTGGATGCCCTGCAGGCCGGCAAACACGTCCTGGTGGAGAAGCCCATCGCCCTACGCCTGGAGGACGCCGACCGCATGATCGAGACGGCCGAGGCCCAGAAGCGTAAGCTGGGGGTTGTGCTCCAGAACCGCTACAACCAGCCCATGCAGGAGCTGCGCCGCCTCATCGACGCCGGCGGCCTGGGGCCCCTCTACCTGGGCAACGCCTGCGTCCGCTGGTATCGCCCCCAATCCTACTACGAGGACGAATGGCACGGCACCTGGGCCATGGACGGCGGCGCGCTCATGAACCAGAGCATCCACCACATCGACGCGCTGCAGTGGTTCATGGGGCCGGTGCGCTCCGTATACGCCTACACCGCCACCCTGGCCCACCGCATGGAAGCCGAGGACGTGGGCGTCGCGGTGTTGCGCTTTGCCAGCGGCGCGCTGGGCACCATCGAGGGCTCCACCCTGACCTGGCCCCAAAACCTGGAGGGGTCGGTGGCTGTCTTCGGCGCGCGGGGCTCGGTGAAGATCGGCGGCACCGCGCTGAATCGGATCACCCTCTGGAAGGTGGACGGCCAGCTGGAACAGGAGGCGGAGATCCTCACCAGCCAGCGGGTGGATCCGCCGTCGGTCTACGGCTACAGCCACCGGGAGGTGATCCGGGACTTTGCCCTGGCGGTACGGGATGACCGCACCCCGGGCACGCCAGGGCTAGAGGCGCGCAAATCCCTGGCCCTGGTGTTGGCCATTTACCAGTCGGCCCGGACGGGGCAGGAAGTGCAGCTGGCAGGAGATGAGGGGAGCGATTTAGGGAATCGGCAGGCCGGTCACCCGTTTTGA
- a CDS encoding tetratricopeptide repeat protein produces the protein MNHKSKLDYWCEAIIEAGWLAALVVAPLFFNVFSSRVFEPDKISLIRSIALVMLLAWLVKVANGGPLWLPAALASGGEAEPGGEAAEPFWRRWVRVPFLLPIALLVVAYLLSTLFSVAPYVSWWGSYQRLQGTYTYYSYIIIALLTMAHLRQAVQIRRIQHAIIVTSLPIAIYGVIQHYGIDPLPWGGDVTTRVAANAGNAIFLSAYLIMAFFFTLERIYSSFAHLLGYKPNRVAEAEDMATALAGGAYLFILLVQLLAIFWTQSRGPLLGLLLGIYVFGLLLFTGLRPRYYRGLTLGWVGLGVAGALFLVLLNTTTLFNAVHAVPSLRRLSTILDLESVTAQVRVLIWEGAARMVAPHEPLVYPDGHADPVNVLRPLVGYGPEAMWIAYNPFYPPDLAHVEARNASPDRSHNETWDSLVITGILGFLAYMSLFISIFYWALRWLGLLVNRRDTWLFGGLLLACGAGAVVFFYFFDQSWRFFGVALPAGLMLGLGIYVTVAAYLHPQVGGEGQRDVARQLLIIALLATVVAHFVEIHFGIAIAATRTYFWIQLALLLVLGMNWAQTGALAWQLEPETEEAEAEPEPAQDARGRRRRRRPARPRAAARREEALPALPGTVMVDLLIFLTFVFIYTTNAQGSTNPFGILFSSILQRNEGGVMVSSPAIFFLMLFTWLVAATLGLAAEALQRRRMPGMGWWLRGYLLHAGVVWGGWLIYGGIQGARLVPGAAGTDLDSQLNMVAGHFALYTWLVAAWMLVAGGVYAWPWLRDARVPTAGRAAVSLAAGTVLAVIIFAIISSVNVALVKADIIYKQGQQFDQQGNWLSSIELYRRALAVRKTEDHYMLFLGRSLLEQAKRAPAEGSVQLPPQPRLEDVLSLTPQMVSQMSQGELLRAAEVVLRQAQRVNPLNTDHTANLARLYRTWADLATDPAVRQEMLDRSIAHYDMAVQLSPNAAHLWNEKGNAHQARGEDELAEQAYLHSLSLDQKYDQTYLLLADFYDRRQAYDEAVRLLRQGIEQLPRNAQLYSYLGVMLARQGDLQGAIDANLKVLELQPFNAGAMRNLALLYRDLGETEEAIRWVNQAITATNPNSTAELVQLHQLAAQLYQAANQNDQVIVHYEQIRALQPDDVATLNTLYSLYAAESNWNKAVEVLQALAALEPDNYRHPLAIAQILNQVGQTENALAFANQALSLAPEDQKASISAFIQALSAGS, from the coding sequence ATGAACCACAAGAGCAAACTTGACTACTGGTGTGAGGCTATCATCGAGGCCGGATGGCTGGCGGCGTTGGTGGTGGCGCCCCTCTTCTTCAACGTCTTTTCCAGCCGGGTCTTCGAGCCGGACAAGATCAGCCTGATCCGCTCCATCGCCCTGGTCATGTTGTTGGCCTGGCTGGTGAAGGTGGCCAACGGCGGGCCGCTCTGGCTGCCGGCTGCGCTGGCCTCGGGCGGGGAGGCCGAGCCAGGGGGTGAAGCGGCAGAACCCTTCTGGCGCCGATGGGTACGGGTGCCCTTTCTGTTGCCCATCGCCTTGCTGGTCGTGGCCTATCTACTGAGCACCCTCTTCAGCGTGGCTCCCTACGTCAGCTGGTGGGGATCCTATCAGCGGCTTCAGGGCACCTACACCTACTACAGTTACATCATCATCGCCCTGCTCACCATGGCCCATCTGCGCCAGGCGGTGCAGATCCGGCGCATCCAGCACGCCATCATCGTCACCAGTTTGCCCATTGCCATCTACGGCGTGATCCAGCATTACGGCATCGATCCCCTGCCCTGGGGCGGTGATGTGACCACCCGGGTGGCTGCCAATGCCGGCAACGCCATTTTCCTGTCGGCCTACCTGATCATGGCCTTTTTCTTCACCCTGGAGCGCATCTACAGCAGCTTCGCCCACCTGCTGGGCTATAAGCCGAATCGGGTGGCCGAGGCGGAAGACATGGCCACGGCCCTGGCCGGCGGTGCCTATCTCTTTATCCTGCTGGTGCAACTGCTGGCCATCTTCTGGACCCAGAGCCGCGGTCCCCTCCTGGGCCTTCTCCTGGGCATCTACGTCTTTGGCCTGTTGCTCTTTACGGGGCTGCGCCCCCGCTACTACCGGGGCCTGACCCTGGGCTGGGTAGGGCTGGGCGTGGCGGGCGCCCTCTTCCTGGTCCTGCTCAACACCACCACCCTCTTCAACGCGGTCCACGCGGTGCCTTCCCTGCGCCGCCTCAGCACCATCCTGGACCTGGAAAGCGTGACCGCCCAGGTGCGTGTCCTGATCTGGGAAGGGGCTGCCAGGATGGTGGCGCCCCACGAGCCCCTGGTCTACCCGGATGGCCACGCCGATCCCGTGAACGTGCTGCGCCCATTGGTGGGCTACGGGCCGGAGGCCATGTGGATTGCCTACAACCCCTTCTACCCGCCGGATCTGGCCCACGTGGAGGCCCGTAACGCCAGCCCGGACCGCTCCCACAACGAGACGTGGGATTCGCTGGTCATCACCGGCATCCTGGGCTTTCTGGCCTACATGAGCCTCTTCATCTCCATCTTCTACTGGGCGCTGCGCTGGTTGGGGCTGCTGGTCAACCGGCGGGACACCTGGCTCTTTGGCGGGCTCTTGTTGGCCTGTGGCGCCGGCGCGGTGGTGTTTTTCTACTTTTTTGACCAAAGCTGGCGCTTCTTCGGCGTTGCCCTGCCGGCCGGCCTGATGCTGGGCCTGGGCATCTACGTCACCGTGGCGGCCTATCTGCATCCCCAGGTGGGAGGCGAAGGGCAGCGGGATGTGGCCCGCCAGCTGCTGATCATCGCCCTGCTGGCCACCGTGGTGGCCCATTTCGTGGAGATTCACTTCGGCATCGCCATTGCCGCCACCCGCACCTACTTCTGGATTCAGCTGGCCCTGCTCTTGGTCCTGGGCATGAATTGGGCCCAGACCGGCGCCCTCGCCTGGCAGCTGGAGCCCGAGACCGAGGAAGCGGAAGCAGAGCCGGAGCCGGCCCAGGATGCCCGAGGCAGGCGACGGCGGCGACGGCCTGCACGTCCCAGGGCGGCGGCACGTCGGGAGGAAGCCCTCCCCGCGCTGCCAGGCACGGTGATGGTGGATCTGCTGATCTTCCTCACCTTTGTTTTCATCTACACCACCAATGCCCAGGGCTCGACGAACCCCTTCGGCATCCTCTTCAGCAGTATCTTACAGCGGAACGAAGGAGGCGTGATGGTCTCCAGCCCGGCCATCTTCTTCCTCATGCTCTTCACCTGGCTGGTGGCTGCCACCCTGGGGTTGGCTGCGGAAGCCCTCCAGCGGCGCCGGATGCCGGGGATGGGCTGGTGGCTCCGGGGCTATCTGCTCCACGCCGGGGTGGTCTGGGGTGGCTGGCTGATCTACGGAGGCATCCAGGGCGCGCGGCTGGTGCCCGGCGCGGCCGGCACGGACCTGGACAGCCAGCTGAACATGGTGGCCGGCCACTTCGCCCTCTACACCTGGCTGGTGGCGGCCTGGATGCTGGTGGCCGGCGGCGTCTATGCCTGGCCCTGGCTGCGGGATGCCCGGGTGCCTACCGCCGGCCGGGCTGCCGTCAGCCTGGCTGCGGGCACCGTTTTGGCCGTGATCATCTTCGCCATCATCAGCAGCGTCAACGTGGCCCTGGTAAAGGCCGACATTATCTACAAGCAGGGGCAACAGTTCGACCAGCAGGGCAACTGGCTCAGCAGCATCGAGCTCTACCGCCGGGCCCTGGCCGTCCGCAAGACGGAGGACCACTACATGCTCTTCCTGGGGCGCAGCCTGCTGGAGCAGGCCAAACGGGCACCGGCGGAAGGCAGCGTGCAATTGCCTCCCCAGCCCCGCCTGGAGGACGTGTTGTCTCTGACGCCCCAGATGGTCAGCCAGATGAGCCAGGGGGAGCTGCTGCGGGCGGCCGAGGTGGTGCTGCGCCAGGCCCAACGGGTGAACCCCTTGAACACCGATCACACCGCCAACCTGGCGCGACTCTATCGGACCTGGGCGGACCTGGCCACGGATCCGGCCGTGCGCCAGGAGATGCTGGACCGGAGCATCGCCCACTACGACATGGCCGTCCAGCTCAGCCCCAACGCCGCCCACCTCTGGAACGAGAAGGGCAACGCCCACCAGGCTCGGGGCGAGGATGAGCTGGCCGAGCAGGCCTATCTCCACAGCCTTTCCCTGGATCAGAAGTACGATCAGACCTACCTGTTGCTGGCCGATTTCTACGACCGCCGCCAGGCCTATGACGAAGCCGTCCGTCTTCTGCGCCAGGGCATCGAACAGCTCCCGCGCAACGCCCAGCTCTACAGCTACCTGGGGGTGATGCTAGCTCGCCAGGGGGATCTGCAGGGGGCCATCGACGCCAACCTGAAGGTGCTGGAGCTACAGCCTTTCAACGCGGGGGCCATGCGCAACCTGGCCCTGCTCTATCGCGATCTGGGAGAGACTGAGGAGGCCATTCGATGGGTGAACCAGGCCATCACCGCCACCAACCCCAACAGCACGGCGGAGCTGGTTCAGTTGCACCAGTTGGCGGCTCAGCTCTATCAGGCGGCGAACCAGAACGACCAGGTGATCGTTCACTATGAGCAGATACGTGCGCTCCAGCCCGATGACGTGGCGACCTTGAACACCCTCTACAGCCTCTACGCGGCCGAGAGCAACTGGAACAAGGCCGTGGAGGTGCTGCAGGCGCTGGCCGCCCTGGAACCGGACAACTACCGGCATCCCCTGGCCATCGCCCAGATTTTGAACCAGGTGGGGCAGACCGAAAACGCACTGGCCTTTGCCAATCAGGCCCTGTCCCTGGCCCCGGAGGATCAGAAGGCCAGCATCAGCGCCTTCATCCAGGCCCTGAGCGCAGGCAGTTAA